A window of the Flavobacterium sangjuense genome harbors these coding sequences:
- a CDS encoding fatty acid desaturase family protein, whose protein sequence is MNSTAPIFSKTDSLKFFRTLNSRVNNYFKENNLDRTGNWKLHLKTIVMFSIFLTPYFFLLAMDMPFWVYLLLNVVIGIGMAGVGMNVMHDGNHGAYSSKSWVNKFMGGSIYILAGNVYNWQVQHNVLHHTYTNILGHDEDLEAGRIMRFTKDAKWYRLHKFQHLYSVFLYGLLTFNWAITTDFLQMKRYLKRNLSYGEFKKPAIRWTTLIITKIIYFSIWIVAPMVMGITWWKVVLGFLVMHYTAGVILSVVFQLAHVVEETENPIPDDNGEIENTWAIHQLFTTANFAPKNWLVNYYTGGLNHQVEHHLFPNISHIHYGKIAEIVKQTAKECELPYYEFKTTRAAIISHFRHLRELGRQPQLA, encoded by the coding sequence ATGAATTCTACTGCACCTATATTTTCTAAAACAGATAGTTTAAAATTCTTTAGAACACTTAACTCTAGAGTAAATAACTATTTCAAAGAAAACAACCTTGACAGAACCGGAAACTGGAAACTGCATCTAAAAACGATTGTAATGTTTTCCATCTTCCTGACACCATATTTCTTTTTATTAGCTATGGATATGCCATTTTGGGTTTATCTTTTGCTTAATGTTGTTATCGGAATTGGAATGGCCGGAGTAGGTATGAATGTGATGCACGACGGAAATCATGGGGCTTATTCTTCTAAATCGTGGGTAAATAAATTCATGGGCGGAAGCATTTATATTTTGGCCGGAAATGTTTACAATTGGCAAGTACAACACAATGTTTTGCACCATACTTATACCAATATATTAGGTCATGATGAAGATTTAGAAGCAGGAAGAATTATGCGTTTTACCAAAGACGCAAAATGGTATAGACTGCATAAATTTCAGCATTTGTATTCTGTTTTCCTGTATGGATTGTTAACTTTTAACTGGGCAATCACTACTGATTTTCTTCAAATGAAACGCTATTTGAAAAGAAATTTATCGTATGGTGAATTCAAAAAACCAGCAATTCGTTGGACCACTTTAATCATCACTAAAATTATTTATTTCTCTATTTGGATAGTAGCACCGATGGTTATGGGAATAACGTGGTGGAAAGTAGTTTTAGGTTTTTTGGTAATGCATTACACTGCCGGAGTTATCTTGAGCGTAGTTTTCCAATTGGCTCACGTTGTTGAAGAAACTGAAAACCCAATTCCGGATGACAATGGCGAAATAGAAAATACCTGGGCAATTCACCAATTATTTACCACGGCGAATTTCGCGCCAAAAAACTGGTTGGTAAACTATTATACAGGCGGATTAAATCATCAGGTAGAGCATCATTTGTTTCCAAATATCAGCCATATTCATTATGGAAAAATTGCTGAAATCGTAAAACAAACCGCTAAAGAATGTGAGTTGCCATACTACGAATTCAAAACAACCAGAGCTGCAATTATTTCGCACTTCAGACATTTAAGGGAACTGGGAAGACAGCCACAATTAGCCTAA
- a CDS encoding pyridoxal phosphate-dependent aminotransferase, whose translation MSILSDRINNLATSQTLAMAALARELKSQGKDIISLSLGEPDFNTPDFIKEAAKKAIDENYSTYTPVDGYGELKDAICRKFKRDNNLDYKPANIVVSTGAKQSLYNIAQVMLNDGDEVILPAPYWVSYFEIIKLSGGVPVEVPTSVETDFKITAEQLETAITPKTKMMWFSSPCNPSGSVYNREELTAIGKVLEKYPNVYIVSDEIYEHINFSGTFCSIGSIPGLFERTITVNGVAKAFAMTGWRIGYIGAPEFIAKACTKMQGQVTSGANSIAQRATITAVDADPSVLNEMVSAFKNRRDLVVGLTKSIPGLKINTPEGAFYVFPDVSSYFGKTLRGKLIKNADDFSMYLLSEANVATVTGDAFGNPNCIRISYATSEELLTEAFKRIKEALS comes from the coding sequence ATGAGTATTTTATCGGACAGAATTAACAATTTAGCTACATCACAAACCCTTGCTATGGCTGCATTAGCAAGAGAATTAAAATCACAAGGAAAAGACATCATCAGTTTAAGTTTGGGTGAACCGGATTTCAACACGCCCGATTTCATAAAAGAAGCCGCTAAAAAAGCAATCGATGAAAATTACAGTACTTACACACCTGTTGACGGTTATGGAGAACTGAAAGATGCGATTTGCAGAAAATTCAAACGCGATAATAACTTAGATTACAAACCGGCAAACATTGTAGTTTCAACAGGTGCGAAACAATCGTTATACAACATTGCACAAGTGATGCTTAACGACGGTGACGAAGTAATTCTTCCAGCTCCTTATTGGGTTTCGTATTTTGAAATTATCAAATTATCTGGTGGCGTTCCGGTTGAAGTGCCAACTTCTGTAGAAACCGATTTTAAAATAACAGCCGAGCAATTGGAAACAGCGATTACGCCAAAAACCAAAATGATGTGGTTCAGTTCGCCATGTAATCCGAGTGGTTCGGTTTATAATCGTGAAGAGTTGACTGCTATTGGAAAAGTATTGGAAAAATATCCAAACGTTTATATCGTTTCTGACGAAATCTACGAACACATCAATTTCTCCGGAACTTTTTGCAGCATCGGTTCCATTCCGGGATTGTTTGAAAGAACCATTACGGTGAATGGCGTTGCCAAAGCTTTTGCGATGACAGGTTGGAGAATTGGTTATATTGGCGCACCTGAATTTATTGCTAAAGCCTGTACAAAAATGCAGGGACAAGTTACTTCCGGAGCGAATTCAATTGCGCAGAGAGCAACAATTACAGCTGTTGATGCAGATCCAAGTGTTTTAAACGAAATGGTTTCTGCTTTTAAAAATCGTAGAGATTTGGTTGTTGGTTTAACCAAAAGTATTCCGGGTTTAAAAATCAATACGCCTGAAGGAGCATTTTATGTTTTTCCTGATGTATCTTCGTATTTCGGAAAAACATTGCGCGGAAAATTAATTAAGAACGCAGACGATTTTTCGATGTATTTATTGTCGGAAGCTAATGTAGCAACAGTTACAGGTGACGCTTTTGGTAATCCAAATTGCATCCGAATATCTTATGCAACCAGTGAAGAATTATTAACCGAAGCTTTCAAAAGAATTAAGGAAGCTTTATCTTAA
- a CDS encoding DUF6370 family protein — MKKVISILVLFVCISVNAQDKPKTQIVEASCGQCQFGMKGKGGCDLAVRIEGKTYFVDGTDIHKHGDAHAEDGFCSTIRKAEVVGEIKGDRFVASSFKLLPATAPDPHAGHKH; from the coding sequence ATGAAAAAAGTCATTTCAATTCTTGTTCTTTTTGTTTGCATTTCTGTAAATGCGCAAGACAAACCAAAAACCCAAATCGTTGAAGCGTCTTGCGGTCAATGCCAATTCGGAATGAAAGGCAAAGGCGGTTGTGATTTAGCGGTTCGTATTGAAGGAAAAACGTATTTTGTTGACGGTACCGACATTCACAAACATGGCGATGCTCATGCTGAAGATGGGTTTTGTTCAACAATCAGAAAAGCCGAAGTGGTTGGCGAAATAAAAGGCGACCGTTTTGTAGCTTCAAGCTTTAAATTGCTTCCAGCGACAGCTCCTGATCCACATGCAGGACACAAACATTAA
- a CDS encoding Crp/Fnr family transcriptional regulator: MNLILQNISKHISLTPEEELLFLSKTETKKVKAKTILQNAGHVCKEGYFVNSGLLRSFNINDNIVEHVMSFACEGWWISDMYSLLSQKPGNLFIEVLEDAEVVVLTKENQDQLYLEIPKLERFFRILIENSLVANQERLMDNLSLTAEERFEKFCRKYPTLIQKVPQKQIASYIGVTPEFFSKMKARMLKK; encoded by the coding sequence ATGAATCTGATTTTACAAAACATTTCAAAACACATCTCGTTAACTCCTGAAGAAGAGTTGCTGTTTTTATCCAAAACTGAAACCAAAAAAGTTAAAGCTAAAACCATTCTACAAAATGCCGGTCATGTTTGTAAGGAAGGCTATTTTGTGAATTCAGGTTTGCTCAGAAGTTTTAATATCAATGACAATATAGTCGAACACGTTATGAGTTTTGCATGCGAAGGCTGGTGGATTAGCGATATGTACAGTTTACTTTCTCAAAAACCCGGTAATCTTTTTATAGAAGTTTTAGAAGATGCCGAAGTAGTTGTTTTAACCAAAGAAAATCAGGACCAACTGTATCTCGAAATTCCAAAACTCGAGCGTTTTTTCAGAATCCTTATCGAAAATTCTTTGGTGGCCAATCAGGAGCGGTTGATGGATAATCTTAGCTTAACCGCAGAAGAACGCTTTGAAAAATTCTGTAGAAAATACCCAACGCTGATTCAGAAAGTTCCTCAAAAACAAATTGCTTCTTATATTGGTGTTACGCCGGAGTTTTTTAGCAAAATGAAAGCGAGAATGCTGAAGAAATAA
- a CDS encoding pirin family protein: MKNTVLHKANTRGHADHGWLNAHHTFSFASYYEPERVQFGVLRVLNDDIVASGMGFGTHPHDNMEIITIPLEGDLAHKDSMGNTEVIKFGDVQVMSAGTGIQHSEFNPNHDKRTNLLQIWVFPKVRNVEPRYQQITLDTTDRHNKLQQILSPNADDSGVWIHQDAWFHMGNLDKGITIDYNRKKEGNGLYVFVIKGSVKVDGQELEQRDGLGITDFDKVTFEATSDAEILLMEVPMNQ; this comes from the coding sequence ATGAAAAATACCGTTTTACACAAGGCAAATACAAGAGGACACGCCGATCACGGTTGGTTAAATGCACATCATACTTTTAGTTTCGCAAGTTACTATGAGCCAGAAAGAGTTCAGTTTGGTGTTCTTAGAGTTTTAAACGATGATATTGTAGCATCAGGAATGGGTTTCGGAACACATCCACACGATAATATGGAAATTATTACCATTCCGCTTGAAGGCGATTTAGCACACAAAGACAGCATGGGAAATACTGAGGTTATCAAATTTGGTGACGTTCAGGTAATGAGTGCCGGAACCGGGATTCAACATTCTGAATTCAATCCGAATCACGATAAAAGAACGAATCTGTTGCAGATTTGGGTGTTCCCAAAAGTGAGAAATGTAGAACCTCGTTACCAACAAATTACATTAGATACAACTGACAGACATAACAAATTACAACAAATTTTATCTCCAAATGCTGATGATTCTGGCGTATGGATTCACCAGGATGCTTGGTTTCACATGGGAAATTTGGATAAAGGAATTACTATTGATTACAATCGCAAAAAAGAAGGCAATGGTTTGTATGTTTTTGTAATTAAAGGAAGCGTAAAAGTGGACGGACAAGAACTGGAACAACGTGACGGTTTGGGCATCACCGACTTTGACAAAGTAACTTTTGAAGCTACTTCAGATGCTGAAATTTTATTAATGGAAGTTCCAATGAATCAATAA
- a CDS encoding GNAT family N-acetyltransferase, whose amino-acid sequence MSEVKLKIDGNKGFFYIDVDGKHEAMMTFVFAGDKQIIIDHTEVNPGNEGKGFGKQMVSKAVEYARENGIKIIPLCPFAKSVFNKVQEFRDVL is encoded by the coding sequence ATGAGCGAAGTAAAATTAAAAATCGATGGCAATAAAGGCTTTTTTTATATTGATGTTGACGGAAAACACGAAGCCATGATGACTTTTGTTTTTGCAGGCGATAAGCAAATCATCATCGACCACACGGAAGTAAATCCTGGAAATGAAGGCAAAGGTTTTGGTAAACAAATGGTTTCCAAAGCTGTTGAATATGCTCGTGAAAATGGCATCAAAATCATTCCGCTTTGTCCGTTTGCAAAAAGTGTTTTTAATAAAGTTCAAGAATTTAGAGACGTTTTATAA
- a CDS encoding OsmC family protein, whose protein sequence is MANLLENNVEGKIGTQKYLCTISWRNGTLLMDEPENVGGKNIGPDPFSTFLASLAGCTLSTLRMYIDHKGWDIPEINISLNLAQELNPELETTISRIITFPTNIPNEQRERLLLIAEKCPISKILKNKITINTTI, encoded by the coding sequence ATGGCAAATCTTTTAGAAAATAACGTTGAAGGAAAAATTGGTACACAGAAATATTTGTGTACCATTTCCTGGCGTAATGGCACCTTGTTGATGGATGAACCCGAAAATGTGGGCGGAAAAAATATTGGGCCTGACCCTTTTTCAACTTTTCTGGCATCATTAGCGGGTTGCACCTTATCTACTTTACGAATGTATATTGACCACAAAGGCTGGGACATTCCCGAAATCAATATTTCCTTAAATTTAGCTCAGGAATTAAATCCCGAACTGGAAACCACGATTTCAAGAATCATAACTTTTCCAACGAACATTCCTAACGAACAAAGAGAGCGTTTGCTTTTAATTGCGGAAAAATGTCCAATTTCTAAAATTCTGAAAAACAAAATAACTATTAACACCACTATATAA
- a CDS encoding (4Fe-4S)-binding protein: protein MDPKDLTKEYTNGEVTIVWQSGKCIHSANCVKNNPDVFKPKEKPWITPEGSTTDKIIETVNKCPSGALTYYLNKK, encoded by the coding sequence ATGGATCCGAAAGACCTAACCAAAGAATACACCAATGGCGAAGTGACCATAGTGTGGCAATCGGGAAAATGCATTCATTCTGCCAATTGCGTAAAAAACAATCCTGATGTTTTCAAGCCAAAAGAAAAACCATGGATTACTCCTGAAGGTTCAACTACAGACAAAATTATTGAAACGGTAAATAAATGCCCATCAGGAGCGCTAACCTATTACTTAAATAAAAAATGA
- a CDS encoding NADPH-dependent FMN reductase codes for MKKLLAFGASNSSDSINKQLAKYASGLFKDVTVDLLDLNDYEMPIYSKDREKAAGIPQLAHDFYQKIGDADFVLISFAENNGNYTTAFKNILDWMSRINGKTFQEKPMLLLATSPGARGGSSVLDIAVKRMPFQGGVVKGSFSLPSFNENFDAGNGIINPDLKNQLTEIVNSIEI; via the coding sequence ATGAAAAAATTACTTGCCTTTGGAGCATCCAACAGCAGCGATTCCATCAACAAACAACTGGCAAAATATGCATCAGGCCTTTTCAAAGATGTAACTGTTGACCTTTTGGATTTGAATGATTACGAAATGCCTATTTATTCCAAAGACCGCGAAAAGGCAGCTGGCATTCCACAATTGGCTCATGATTTTTATCAAAAAATTGGTGATGCTGATTTCGTACTGATTTCTTTTGCCGAAAATAACGGAAACTATACAACCGCTTTCAAAAACATCCTCGACTGGATGTCGCGAATTAATGGCAAAACTTTTCAGGAAAAACCAATGCTATTACTGGCTACTTCTCCCGGCGCACGAGGCGGAAGTTCGGTGCTTGACATTGCCGTGAAAAGAATGCCGTTTCAAGGCGGTGTTGTTAAAGGTAGTTTTTCACTGCCGAGTTTCAATGAAAATTTTGATGCTGGCAATGGAATTATCAATCCGGACTTAAAAAATCAGTTGACCGAAATCGTAAATTCGATTGAAATATAA
- the fabD gene encoding ACP S-malonyltransferase gives MKAYVFPGQGAQFTGMGKELYENSALAKELFEKANDILGFRITDIMFEGTAEELKETKVTQPAVFLHSVILAKTLNIKPDMVAGHSLGEFSALVANGALSFEDGLKLVSQRAIAMQKACEITPSTMAAVLNLDDKIVEDICASIDGVVVAANYNCPGQLVISGEYKAVELACEKMKEAGAKRALILPVGGAFHSPMMEPAREELAAAIEATTFSTPSCPVYQNVTATAVSDANEIKKNLIIQLTAPVRWTQSVQQMIKDGATSFTEVGPGKVLVGLVGKINNEVETISA, from the coding sequence ATGAAAGCATACGTTTTTCCAGGACAAGGAGCACAATTTACCGGAATGGGTAAAGAATTATATGAGAATTCGGCTTTAGCCAAAGAGCTTTTCGAAAAAGCCAATGATATTTTAGGTTTCCGTATTACCGATATCATGTTTGAAGGAACTGCTGAAGAATTAAAAGAAACCAAAGTGACACAACCTGCGGTTTTTTTACATTCGGTAATATTGGCAAAAACGTTAAACATTAAACCTGATATGGTTGCAGGACATTCATTAGGCGAATTTTCAGCATTGGTTGCCAACGGCGCTTTGTCTTTTGAAGACGGATTAAAATTAGTTTCACAACGTGCGATTGCCATGCAGAAAGCCTGTGAAATTACACCTTCTACAATGGCTGCGGTTTTAAATTTAGATGATAAAATCGTAGAAGATATTTGTGCTTCTATTGATGGTGTTGTGGTTGCTGCAAATTACAATTGTCCCGGACAATTAGTAATTTCGGGAGAATACAAAGCCGTAGAGTTAGCCTGCGAAAAAATGAAAGAAGCCGGTGCAAAACGAGCGTTGATTTTGCCTGTTGGTGGTGCGTTTCACTCGCCAATGATGGAACCGGCCAGAGAAGAATTGGCTGCAGCCATAGAAGCAACAACGTTTTCAACTCCGAGTTGCCCGGTATATCAAAATGTGACGGCAACTGCTGTTTCTGATGCTAACGAAATCAAGAAAAACTTAATCATCCAATTGACTGCTCCGGTAAGATGGACACAATCAGTACAACAAATGATAAAAGACGGAGCGACAAGTTTTACAGAAGTTGGACCAGGAAAAGTATTGGTTGGATTAGTTGGAAAAATCAACAACGAAGTCGAAACGATTTCAGCTTAA
- a CDS encoding peptidoglycan DD-metalloendopeptidase family protein, which translates to MKKFLELLSNTESAKVISKKIDYADYVALDLSVTNVNLSKQKLETSKDYEHYIQEYLDNHQAKIAFGGYHEHRNLYQRSTVFKNQDSDERNIHIGLDLWINESAPIYAALDGTIHSFQNNDSLGDYGPTLILKHQIENFTFHTLYGHLSLNSLEDKKIGNFVKKGQQIANLGLPPINGDYAPHLHFQIIIDMENKVGDYPGVCSTKKLAFYLANCPDPNLLLKIKV; encoded by the coding sequence ATGAAAAAATTTCTTGAACTCTTGAGCAATACCGAATCAGCTAAAGTTATTTCTAAAAAAATAGATTATGCTGATTATGTGGCTCTGGATTTGTCTGTTACGAATGTAAATTTGTCCAAACAAAAACTGGAAACCTCCAAAGATTACGAGCATTATATTCAGGAGTATTTAGACAATCATCAGGCTAAAATTGCTTTTGGAGGTTATCATGAACATCGAAATTTATATCAAAGAAGCACCGTTTTCAAGAATCAAGATAGCGATGAACGCAATATTCACATTGGTTTGGATTTATGGATTAACGAATCTGCGCCTATTTATGCGGCTTTGGATGGCACTATTCACAGTTTTCAAAACAACGACTCTCTTGGCGATTATGGTCCGACACTTATTTTGAAACATCAAATAGAAAATTTTACGTTTCATACTTTGTACGGTCATTTGAGTTTGAATAGTTTAGAAGACAAAAAAATAGGTAACTTTGTAAAGAAAGGCCAACAGATAGCCAATTTAGGTTTGCCACCAATCAATGGGGATTATGCGCCGCATTTGCATTTCCAAATCATTATCGACATGGAAAATAAAGTTGGTGATTATCCCGGAGTGTGCAGTACAAAAAAGCTAGCATTTTATTTGGCGAATTGCCCTGACCCGAATCTATTATTAAAAATTAAAGTATAA
- the galE gene encoding UDP-glucose 4-epimerase GalE → MKILVTGGLGFIGSHTVVELQNEGFEVVAIDNLSNSSIEVLDGIEKITGKKPIFENIDLRDKSAVQNFFKKHSDVLGVIHFAASKAVGESVENPLLYYENNINSLVYLLQELTILPQANFIFSSSCTVYGQAEKMPITEDASVQPANSPYGNTKQIGEEIIIDVAKVSNINAVLLRYFNPIGAHSSAEIGELPIGIPQNLVPFITQTAFGLRKELSVYGNDYPTLDGTCIRDYIHVVDLAKAHVVALQRLLKKQNPEKVETFNLGTGKGSSVLEVINAFEKVSGQKLPYKIVGRREGDVISAYANTDKANEVLGWKAELSLEDGLASAWKWEQKIRS, encoded by the coding sequence ATGAAAATACTGGTAACTGGTGGTTTAGGATTCATAGGTTCACACACTGTTGTTGAATTGCAAAATGAAGGTTTTGAAGTCGTGGCGATTGACAATCTTTCCAATTCTTCTATTGAAGTTCTTGACGGAATTGAAAAAATTACAGGCAAAAAACCAATTTTTGAAAATATTGATTTAAGAGATAAATCAGCAGTCCAAAATTTCTTCAAAAAGCATAGCGATGTTTTGGGTGTAATTCATTTTGCAGCTTCAAAAGCAGTTGGTGAAAGTGTTGAAAATCCGTTGTTGTATTATGAAAACAATATTAATTCGTTAGTTTACCTTCTGCAGGAATTGACTATTCTGCCACAAGCTAATTTTATTTTTAGTTCGTCTTGTACGGTTTACGGTCAGGCCGAAAAAATGCCAATTACAGAAGATGCTTCCGTGCAACCGGCAAATTCACCTTATGGGAATACCAAGCAAATAGGTGAAGAAATCATCATTGATGTGGCAAAAGTTAGCAATATCAATGCTGTTTTATTGCGTTATTTTAATCCAATTGGTGCGCATTCAAGTGCAGAAATTGGCGAATTACCAATAGGAATTCCACAAAATTTAGTGCCATTTATTACCCAAACTGCCTTTGGTTTGCGAAAAGAACTTTCGGTTTATGGCAATGATTATCCAACACTTGACGGAACTTGTATTCGCGATTATATCCATGTAGTTGATTTGGCGAAAGCCCATGTTGTTGCACTCCAAAGATTATTGAAGAAACAAAATCCGGAAAAAGTGGAAACGTTCAATTTAGGAACAGGAAAAGGGAGTTCTGTTTTGGAAGTTATCAACGCTTTTGAAAAAGTTTCAGGACAAAAGTTACCATACAAAATTGTCGGAAGAAGAGAAGGAGATGTGATATCCGCTTATGCCAATACCGATAAAGCAAATGAAGTTTTAGGATGGAAGGCAGAACTTTCGTTAGAAGACGGATTAGCTTCCGCCTGGAAATGGGAACAGAAAATTAGAAGTTAA
- a CDS encoding DegT/DnrJ/EryC1/StrS family aminotransferase — translation MRKIQMVDLKSQYEKIKATVDASIQEVLDTTTYINGPKVHEFQKNLEEYLDVKHVIPCANGTDALQIAMMGLGLKPGDEVITADFTFAATVEVIALLQLTPVLVDVDLVNMNISIDAIKKAITPKTKAIVPVHLFGRAANMEAIMAIAKEHNLYVIEDNAQAIGANCKFSDGTKKKAGTIGHVSSTSFFPSKNLGCYGDGGAIFTNDDALAHTIRGIVNHGMYVRYHHDVVGVNSRLDSIQAAVLNAKLPLLDSYNEARQNAARKYTAAFEGHKNIIAPTICDNCDCHVFHQYTLRIIDADRDALMEHLLAKGIPCAIYYPIPLHSQKAYVDSRYKEEDFPVTNQLVKEVISLPMHTELDDEQIKFITDSVLEFLK, via the coding sequence ATGAGAAAAATTCAAATGGTTGACTTAAAAAGTCAATACGAAAAAATAAAAGCTACGGTTGATGCTTCTATTCAGGAAGTTTTAGACACTACAACTTATATCAACGGACCAAAAGTTCACGAATTCCAAAAGAATCTTGAGGAATATTTAGATGTAAAACATGTAATTCCATGTGCGAATGGAACCGATGCGTTGCAAATCGCCATGATGGGATTAGGATTAAAGCCAGGCGATGAAGTTATCACTGCCGACTTTACGTTTGCCGCCACAGTTGAAGTGATTGCGTTGCTACAACTAACTCCGGTTTTGGTTGATGTTGATTTGGTGAATATGAACATTTCGATTGATGCAATAAAGAAAGCGATTACGCCAAAAACTAAAGCAATCGTTCCGGTACATTTGTTCGGAAGAGCTGCAAATATGGAAGCGATTATGGCGATTGCAAAAGAGCATAATTTATACGTAATCGAAGATAACGCACAAGCCATTGGAGCCAATTGTAAATTCTCTGACGGAACTAAAAAGAAAGCAGGAACGATTGGTCACGTGTCATCAACATCGTTTTTCCCATCTAAAAATCTAGGTTGTTATGGTGATGGTGGCGCGATTTTTACCAATGACGATGCTTTGGCACATACTATCCGCGGAATTGTAAATCACGGAATGTACGTTCGCTATCACCATGATGTGGTCGGAGTAAATTCACGTTTGGATAGCATTCAGGCAGCAGTTTTAAATGCGAAATTACCATTGTTGGATAGTTATAACGAAGCAAGACAAAATGCGGCACGAAAGTATACAGCTGCTTTTGAAGGGCACAAAAATATTATTGCACCAACTATTTGTGATAATTGTGATTGCCATGTTTTTCATCAATACACTTTGCGCATCATTGATGCTGATAGAGATGCTTTGATGGAACATTTATTGGCGAAAGGAATTCCTTGTGCAATTTATTATCCAATTCCGCTGCATTCACAAAAAGCCTATGTAGATTCAAGATATAAAGAAGAAGATTTCCCGGTAACAAATCAATTGGTAAAAGAAGTAATATCGTTGCCAATGCACACCGAGCTTGATGACGAGCAAATCAAATTTATTACGGATAGCGTTTTAGAGTTTTTAAAATAA
- a CDS encoding 3-deoxy-D-manno-octulosonic acid transferase, which produces MLFLYNLLLLFASQIVKVAALFSPKIKLFVAGRKTVFETLESKISLSDKTIWFHAASLGEFEQGLPVMEKIKEEFPNHKIVVTFFSPSGYEIRKNNTIADVTVYLPLDTKSNAQKFLKLVHPDLVFFIKYEYWPNYLNELKKLNINTYLISGIFRENQAFFKWYGGFYRSALKTFDYFFVQNESSKLLLQKLGFNNVKISGDTRFDRVVAILERDNSLDFIKQFKNNTTTIVIGSSWPKDESLLVNYINQTNEKVKFIIAPHNIKSEQIQELKNSISKKVILFSEKENTDLSDYDVLIVDTIGILTKIYSYADIAYVGGGFGNPGVHNILEPATFGIPIIVGPNFSHFAEAVALVHQEGCVSIANQNELNDAFSNLISNEDIRHEKGHICSTFVQMNKGATDVILKHICNK; this is translated from the coding sequence ATGCTTTTTCTATATAATTTATTGTTGCTTTTTGCTTCACAAATAGTGAAAGTAGCGGCGCTTTTCAGCCCAAAAATAAAGCTGTTTGTTGCTGGAAGAAAAACTGTTTTTGAAACATTGGAGAGCAAAATCAGTTTGTCAGACAAAACGATTTGGTTTCATGCGGCTTCGCTAGGCGAATTTGAACAAGGTTTGCCTGTCATGGAAAAAATCAAAGAAGAATTCCCAAATCATAAAATTGTTGTAACCTTCTTTTCGCCTTCGGGCTATGAAATTCGTAAAAATAATACTATCGCAGATGTTACTGTTTATCTGCCTTTGGATACAAAATCAAACGCTCAAAAATTCTTAAAACTGGTTCATCCCGATTTGGTTTTCTTTATCAAATATGAATATTGGCCAAATTATTTGAACGAATTAAAAAAGCTCAATATCAATACGTATTTGATTTCAGGAATTTTCAGGGAAAATCAGGCGTTTTTCAAATGGTACGGTGGCTTTTACCGAAGCGCTTTAAAAACATTTGATTACTTTTTTGTTCAGAATGAAAGCTCGAAATTGTTGCTTCAGAAACTTGGTTTCAATAATGTAAAAATATCTGGTGATACGCGTTTTGACCGAGTAGTTGCTATTTTAGAAAGAGATAATTCTTTGGATTTTATCAAGCAATTTAAAAACAACACAACGACAATTGTCATTGGAAGTTCCTGGCCAAAAGACGAAAGTTTATTGGTAAACTACATCAATCAAACGAATGAAAAAGTAAAATTCATCATTGCGCCACACAATATCAAATCGGAACAAATTCAGGAATTGAAAAACTCCATTTCTAAGAAAGTAATTTTATTTTCAGAAAAAGAAAACACTGATTTATCTGATTACGATGTTTTAATCGTTGACACCATTGGCATACTGACCAAAATATACAGCTATGCTGATATTGCTTATGTTGGCGGTGGTTTTGGAAATCCTGGTGTTCATAATATTTTGGAACCTGCCACTTTTGGGATTCCGATTATTGTCGGGCCAAACTTTTCGCATTTTGCCGAAGCTGTGGCTTTGGTTCATCAGGAAGGTTGTGTTTCTATTGCTAATCAAAATGAATTGAATGATGCCTTTTCCAATTTGATTTCCAATGAAGATATTCGACATGAAAAAGGGCATATTTGCTCAACTTTTGTGCAAATGAATAAAGGTGCGACGGATGTTATTTTAAAGCATATTTGTAACAAATAA